One Amycolatopsis sp. NBC_00355 genomic window carries:
- a CDS encoding lycopene cyclase domain-containing protein: MIPWGYTVPAVVAVVAVVALELRVLRTGLFRKPAYWAAVVIVTGFQIPVDGWLTKLSHAIVRYDPRHITGLRFPWDIPVEDFLFGFALVTAVLLLWERAARKEDTR; this comes from the coding sequence GTGATCCCGTGGGGCTACACGGTGCCCGCCGTGGTCGCCGTGGTCGCGGTCGTCGCCCTCGAACTCCGCGTCCTGCGGACCGGGCTGTTCCGCAAACCCGCCTACTGGGCGGCCGTCGTCATCGTGACCGGCTTCCAGATCCCGGTGGACGGCTGGCTGACCAAGCTGTCCCACGCCATCGTGCGGTACGACCCCCGGCACATCACCGGGCTCCGCTTCCCCTGGGACATCCCGGTCGAGGACTTCCTGTTCGGCTTCGCCCTGGTGACCGCGGTCCTGCTGCTGTGGGAGCGCGCGGCACGGAAGGAGGACACCCGATGA
- a CDS encoding lycopene cyclase domain-containing protein: MGKLEYLAVLGGCVLVTLPLELAGARVYRRPGRLVRAILPVALVFLVWDAIAIARGVWDYAPESLTGIMAPFGIPLEEVLFFVVIPICGILTYETVGLIVPVVRRLASRRVRR; the protein is encoded by the coding sequence ATGGGCAAGCTGGAATACCTCGCCGTCCTCGGCGGGTGCGTCCTGGTCACGTTGCCGCTCGAGCTGGCGGGCGCCCGGGTGTACCGGCGGCCGGGCCGGCTCGTGCGCGCGATCCTGCCCGTGGCGCTGGTCTTCCTGGTGTGGGACGCGATCGCCATCGCCCGCGGGGTCTGGGACTACGCGCCCGAGAGCCTCACCGGGATCATGGCCCCGTTCGGCATCCCGCTCGAAGAGGTGCTCTTCTTCGTGGTCATCCCGATCTGCGGGATCCTCACCTACGAAACGGTCGGCCTGATCGTGCCGGTGGTGCGGCGCCTCGCCTCGAGGCGGGTGCGGCGGTGA
- a CDS encoding class I SAM-dependent DNA methyltransferase, with translation MSSLSEDGLPRAQVPAAFDTEAASYDRLVGANPGYHKHLRWSARRLGLPGAGAGLRILDAGCGTGASTAALLDVYPAADVTAFDASAEMLAQARRKRWPKPVEFVHTTVEDLGDSGITGPFDAILAAYLVRNLADPDARLRGLGALLGPGAPIALHEYSVADSARARLVWNVVCATIIIPLGRFTTGDATLYRHLRRSVLGFDGVGALRDRLGAAGFTDVRSATMSGWQHGIVHTFLGRKARAAV, from the coding sequence ATGAGCTCCCTGTCGGAAGACGGCCTGCCCCGCGCCCAGGTCCCGGCGGCCTTCGACACCGAAGCGGCGTCCTACGACCGCCTGGTCGGCGCCAACCCCGGTTACCACAAGCACCTCCGGTGGTCGGCCCGGCGGCTCGGCCTGCCCGGTGCCGGCGCCGGGTTGCGCATCCTCGACGCGGGCTGTGGCACCGGCGCGTCGACCGCGGCCCTGCTCGACGTCTACCCGGCCGCCGACGTCACCGCCTTCGACGCCTCGGCGGAGATGCTCGCGCAAGCCCGGCGCAAGCGCTGGCCGAAACCGGTCGAGTTCGTGCACACCACGGTCGAGGACCTGGGCGACTCGGGGATCACCGGCCCGTTCGACGCGATCCTCGCGGCCTACCTGGTGCGCAACCTCGCCGATCCGGACGCCCGGCTGCGCGGTCTCGGCGCGCTGCTCGGCCCCGGCGCTCCGATCGCCCTGCACGAGTACTCGGTCGCCGACTCGGCGCGGGCCAGGCTCGTCTGGAACGTCGTGTGCGCCACGATCATCATCCCGCTGGGCCGGTTCACCACCGGCGACGCGACGCTCTACCGGCACCTGCGGCGCAGCGTGCTCGGCTTCGACGGCGTCGGCGCGCTGCGCGACCGTCTCGGCGCCGCGGGATTCACCGACGTGCGCTCGGCGACGATGTCCGGCTGGCAGCACGGGATCGTGCACACGTTTCTCGGCCGCAAAGCCCGGGCAGCCGTGTGA
- a CDS encoding cryptochrome/photolyase family protein gives MRGQAALWLFADQLGPHFHSTPEHHGREVLLIRSATAFAAKPFHRQKLHLVQAALYRLAEDLGDRVTLLDAPDYRTGLRRFGRPVVVHEPNSHAADALVRRLRDEGAVEAILPTPGFVRSKDDFAEWASGRTRFVMEDFYRDQRRRFEVLLEPDGSPAGGHWNYDRDNREPPPKTTRLDVPAPWQPRENAIDERVRAELDRAERTGTIHPVGVDGPRRFAVGHDEAQRALRRFLDHRLAAFGPHQDAMLTHDWAMAHALLSVPLNLGILDPLDVVRQAEARWRDGTAPLEGVEGFVRQVLGWREWVWHLYWHLGPDYLRRNALQARRKLPAWWLELDADAVEAACLRTALAGVRDRGYAHHIERLMVLGNHALQRGYDPAELTAWFATAFVDGFPWVMPANVIGMSQYADGGIVGTKPYAAGGAYIHRMSDHCGGCVYDPKQRTGPRACPFTAGYWAFLDRNAERLRGNHRMRQPLNGLRRLADLDEVVAREADRDHF, from the coding sequence ATGCGAGGACAGGCGGCCCTGTGGCTGTTCGCCGACCAGCTCGGGCCCCACTTCCACAGCACGCCGGAGCACCACGGCCGGGAGGTGCTGCTGATCCGGTCGGCCACCGCGTTCGCCGCGAAACCGTTCCACCGGCAGAAGCTGCACCTGGTCCAGGCCGCCCTGTACCGGCTGGCCGAGGACCTCGGCGACCGCGTCACCCTGCTCGACGCCCCGGACTACCGCACCGGGCTGCGCCGCTTCGGGCGGCCGGTGGTGGTGCACGAGCCGAACTCCCACGCCGCGGACGCGCTCGTCCGCCGGCTGCGCGACGAAGGTGCCGTCGAGGCCATCCTGCCCACACCGGGGTTCGTCCGGTCCAAAGACGACTTCGCGGAGTGGGCGTCCGGGCGGACGCGGTTCGTCATGGAGGACTTCTACCGCGACCAGCGCCGCCGGTTCGAGGTGCTCCTGGAACCGGACGGCTCGCCCGCGGGCGGCCACTGGAACTACGACCGCGACAACCGGGAGCCGCCGCCGAAGACCACCCGCCTCGACGTCCCCGCGCCCTGGCAGCCCCGGGAAAACGCGATCGACGAGCGGGTCCGCGCCGAACTGGACCGCGCCGAGCGTACGGGGACGATCCACCCCGTCGGCGTCGACGGCCCGCGCCGGTTCGCGGTCGGGCACGACGAGGCGCAGCGCGCGCTCCGCCGGTTCCTCGACCACCGCCTGGCCGCGTTCGGCCCGCACCAGGACGCGATGCTGACCCACGACTGGGCGATGGCGCACGCCCTGTTGTCGGTCCCGCTCAACCTCGGGATCCTCGACCCGCTGGACGTCGTGCGCCAGGCCGAAGCGCGGTGGCGCGACGGGACGGCGCCGCTCGAAGGCGTGGAAGGCTTCGTGCGGCAGGTGCTCGGCTGGCGCGAGTGGGTGTGGCACCTGTACTGGCACCTGGGCCCGGATTACCTGCGCCGCAACGCGTTGCAGGCGCGGCGGAAGCTGCCGGCGTGGTGGCTCGAGCTGGACGCGGACGCCGTCGAGGCGGCCTGCCTGCGGACCGCGCTGGCCGGCGTCCGCGACCGCGGCTACGCCCACCACATCGAACGGCTGATGGTGCTCGGGAACCACGCGCTGCAGCGCGGGTACGACCCGGCCGAGCTGACCGCCTGGTTCGCCACGGCGTTCGTCGACGGCTTCCCGTGGGTGATGCCCGCCAACGTGATCGGCATGAGCCAGTACGCCGACGGCGGCATCGTCGGGACCAAGCCGTACGCCGCCGGCGGCGCGTACATCCACCGGATGAGCGACCACTGCGGCGGCTGCGTCTACGACCCCAAGCAGCGGACGGGGCCGCGCGCGTGCCCCTTCACCGCGGGCTATTGGGCGTTCCTCGACCGCAACGCCGAGCGGCTGCGCGGAAACCACCGGATGCGGCAGCCGCTGAACGGCTTGCGCCGGCTGGCCGACCTCGACGAGGTCGTCGCCCGGGAAGCGGACCGCGACCACTTCTGA
- a CDS encoding cryptochrome/photolyase family protein, giving the protein MTSASIALFTRDLRVHDNPVLHAAAAAGRCIPLFVLDDAITTRPFNRPNRAAFLADSLKDLDAGLRGLGGHLVLRRGAVVEEVLRLVRDHAVGEVHVAADVSGFAHRREDALREALGREGVALHVHEASITAVAPRSVTPSGGNDHFAVFTPYFRKWSGAPKRGVLRPPGRLTVPRLRSAALPTPDRIRAGDRSPDLARGGEVAGRELMARWVAEAIDDYEALHDDMAGEGTSRLSPHLHFGTVSVTELLHRAGTGSAGARAFTRQLAWRDFHHQVLAARPECATEDYRPRADRWRRPGREFEAWCSGRTGYPIVDAGMRQLAREGWLHNRARLIVGSFLTKTLYLDWRLGARHFTELLVDCDVANNQLNWQWVAGTGTDSRPNRVLNPVLQAHRYDPSGDYVRRYVPELRDIPGPAVHEPWKLSAAELAETGYPRPLVDLRDAAERFKNARANNREGA; this is encoded by the coding sequence ATGACGAGCGCCTCGATCGCCCTGTTCACCCGGGACCTGCGGGTGCACGACAACCCCGTCCTGCACGCCGCCGCCGCGGCGGGCCGGTGCATCCCGCTGTTCGTGCTCGACGACGCGATCACGACCCGCCCGTTCAACCGCCCCAACCGGGCGGCCTTCCTGGCCGACAGCCTGAAGGACCTCGACGCCGGGCTCCGCGGCCTCGGCGGCCACCTCGTCCTGCGCCGGGGCGCGGTGGTCGAGGAGGTGCTCCGACTGGTCCGCGACCACGCGGTCGGCGAAGTCCACGTCGCGGCCGACGTCAGCGGCTTCGCACACCGACGCGAAGACGCCCTTCGCGAGGCTCTCGGGCGCGAAGGCGTCGCGTTGCACGTCCACGAGGCGTCCATCACCGCGGTCGCGCCGCGTTCGGTGACGCCGTCCGGCGGCAACGACCACTTCGCGGTGTTCACGCCGTACTTCCGCAAGTGGTCGGGTGCGCCGAAGCGGGGTGTCCTGCGGCCGCCGGGGCGGCTCACCGTGCCCCGCCTCCGTTCCGCGGCCCTGCCGACGCCGGACCGGATCCGCGCCGGGGACCGCTCGCCCGACCTCGCCCGGGGTGGCGAGGTGGCCGGGCGTGAGCTGATGGCGCGCTGGGTGGCCGAGGCGATCGACGACTACGAGGCGCTCCACGACGACATGGCCGGCGAAGGGACCTCACGGCTATCACCGCACCTGCACTTCGGCACGGTGTCGGTCACCGAGCTGCTGCACCGCGCCGGGACCGGATCCGCGGGCGCCCGGGCGTTCACCCGGCAGCTGGCCTGGCGCGACTTCCACCACCAGGTGCTCGCGGCCCGGCCCGAGTGCGCCACGGAGGACTACCGCCCCCGCGCGGACCGGTGGCGCCGGCCGGGCCGGGAATTCGAAGCGTGGTGTTCGGGCCGGACCGGCTACCCGATCGTGGACGCCGGGATGCGCCAGCTCGCCCGGGAAGGCTGGCTGCACAACCGGGCGCGTCTCATCGTCGGCAGCTTCCTGACCAAGACCCTCTACCTGGACTGGCGTCTGGGCGCGCGGCACTTCACCGAACTGCTGGTGGACTGCGACGTGGCCAACAACCAGCTGAACTGGCAGTGGGTGGCCGGCACCGGGACCGACAGCCGGCCGAACCGCGTCCTCAACCCGGTGCTGCAGGCCCATCGTTACGACCCGTCCGGCGACTACGTGCGCCGGTACGTCCCCGAACTGCGCGACATCCCCGGGCCCGCGGTCCACGAACCCTGGAAGCTGAGCGCCGCCGAACTCGCGGAGACCGGGTACCCGCGGCCGCTGGTCGATCTGCGCGACGCCGCGGAGCGGTTCAAGAACGCCCGCGCGAACAACCGAGAAGGAGCTTGA
- a CDS encoding phytoene/squalene synthase family protein: MTRRELDAAGIHEPVLRSAYQRCRELNARHGRTYFLATRLLSPPQRPAVHALYGFARWLDDIVDEPAPGSTPATIAAELKAVEKRFFAAFGAGHSDDPLLAAVIDTCARYGIARAHFRSFFRSMRMDLTVTDYPQRAALDDYVHGSAEVIGLQVLPVLGTVTGRDEAAPHAAALGKAFQLTNFLRDVAEDLARDRVYLPADELAEFGVDRDRLAWCAEHGRADQRVRDALAAQIATTRTVYDQARPGIAMLHPVSRACVATAFRLYSEILDRIERAGHNVFAGRAAVPRSRRMAIAAGALTRAQWLQLRNPAPAPVAVS, from the coding sequence ATGACCCGCAGGGAACTGGACGCCGCGGGCATCCACGAGCCGGTCCTGCGCTCGGCTTACCAGCGGTGCCGGGAGCTGAACGCGCGCCACGGCCGGACCTACTTCCTCGCCACGAGGCTGCTGTCCCCGCCCCAGCGCCCGGCCGTCCACGCCCTCTACGGTTTCGCCCGGTGGCTGGACGACATCGTCGACGAACCGGCCCCGGGATCGACACCCGCCACGATCGCGGCCGAGCTCAAGGCCGTCGAGAAGCGGTTCTTCGCGGCGTTCGGCGCCGGCCACAGCGACGACCCGCTGCTCGCGGCCGTCATCGACACCTGCGCGCGCTACGGCATCGCGCGGGCGCACTTCCGCTCGTTCTTCCGGTCGATGCGGATGGATCTGACCGTGACCGACTACCCGCAGCGTGCCGCGCTCGACGACTACGTGCACGGCTCGGCGGAGGTCATCGGCCTGCAGGTACTGCCGGTGCTCGGCACCGTCACCGGCCGGGACGAGGCCGCACCCCACGCGGCGGCACTGGGAAAAGCGTTCCAGCTGACCAACTTCCTGCGCGACGTGGCCGAAGACCTCGCCCGTGACCGGGTCTACCTCCCGGCCGACGAGCTGGCGGAGTTCGGGGTGGACCGCGACCGGCTGGCCTGGTGCGCCGAACACGGCCGGGCCGACCAGCGGGTACGGGACGCTCTCGCCGCCCAGATCGCCACCACCAGAACGGTCTACGACCAGGCCCGGCCCGGGATCGCCATGCTGCACCCGGTGTCGCGCGCCTGTGTGGCCACGGCGTTCCGGCTGTACTCGGAGATCCTCGACCGCATCGAGCGCGCCGGGCACAACGTCTTCGCCGGCCGGGCGGCCGTGCCGCGCTCACGCCGGATGGCGATCGCCGCCGGCGCGCTCACCCGGGCCCAGTGGCTGCAGCTGCGCAACCCCGCGCCGGCTCCCGTGGCGGTGTCGTGA
- a CDS encoding NADPH-dependent F420 reductase translates to MTTVGFIGSGNIGRAVARLAVEAGHHVVLSNSRGPETLADTVAELGPRAAAATSGEAAAAGDIVVVTVPVAAFPDVPAPPLAGKTVIDTCNYGPERDGHIPELDSGSLTSSELLQRYIPDAVLVKAFNNIFHEHLLALARPVGAADRSYLPIAGDSAPAKAEVTEFLAAIGYGVVDTGTLADSWRQATGTPVWGTPYGPFSDENGRPAGENAIRAALATARR, encoded by the coding sequence ATGACGACGGTGGGATTCATCGGAAGTGGCAACATCGGCCGTGCCGTCGCGCGTCTCGCGGTCGAGGCCGGTCATCACGTCGTGCTCAGCAACTCCCGCGGTCCCGAGACGCTCGCGGACACGGTCGCGGAACTGGGACCGCGCGCGGCCGCGGCGACGAGCGGGGAGGCCGCCGCGGCCGGCGACATCGTCGTGGTCACGGTGCCGGTCGCGGCCTTCCCCGACGTGCCCGCCCCGCCCCTGGCCGGGAAGACGGTCATCGACACGTGCAACTACGGCCCCGAGCGTGACGGGCACATCCCCGAGCTCGACAGCGGATCGCTCACCTCGAGTGAGCTGCTCCAGCGCTACATCCCGGACGCCGTGCTCGTGAAGGCGTTCAACAACATCTTCCACGAACACCTGCTGGCACTCGCCCGCCCGGTGGGAGCGGCCGACCGCTCGTACCTGCCGATCGCCGGGGACTCCGCGCCGGCGAAAGCGGAGGTGACCGAATTCCTCGCAGCCATCGGGTACGGCGTGGTGGACACCGGGACGCTGGCCGACAGCTGGCGGCAGGCGACGGGCACTCCGGTGTGGGGAACCCCGTACGGGCCGTTCTCGGACGAGAACGGCCGGCCGGCCGGCGAGAACGCCATCCGCGCGGCACTGGCCACCGCGAGGCGCTGA
- a CDS encoding NAD(P)/FAD-dependent oxidoreductase has protein sequence MATHDTGVVIVGAGLAGLAAALHLHRAGVPCTVLEASDDVGGRVRTDVVDGFRLDRGFQILNPAYPAIRRLVDVDALRLGRFWRAVRVADDDRLSLLGHPLDAPKAIRDVAARRYLSVKDLAALAAFSARVAAGPARAIVHGEDRSTAEELRLAGVSERALDTVFRPFLSGVFLEAELATSGRFFQLVWRSFLRSAPSLPALGMGELPRQLARRLPSGFVRTGTPVDQVRPGLVRTAGGDTWRARAVVVATDGSTASRLLDGIPEPAWNGVTTWYFTPPETPLPEPVIVVDARGGPVVNTAVLTEVCPTYAPAGRVLVSASALSSLPDTEVRAALSRLYRTDASRWPVLRRYEIAHGLPVMRPPHEIRRTVGLGDGIYVCGDHRDTSSLQGALASGGRTARAVSAGLAEASRPAGAR, from the coding sequence ATGGCCACTCACGACACCGGCGTGGTGATCGTCGGCGCCGGCCTCGCCGGCCTGGCCGCCGCACTGCACCTGCACCGGGCGGGGGTTCCGTGCACCGTGCTCGAAGCCTCCGACGACGTCGGCGGGCGGGTGCGCACCGACGTCGTCGACGGCTTCCGCCTCGACCGGGGCTTCCAGATCCTCAACCCGGCCTATCCGGCCATCCGGCGGCTCGTGGACGTCGACGCGCTGCGGCTCGGGCGGTTCTGGCGCGCGGTCCGGGTCGCCGACGACGATCGCCTGTCGCTGCTCGGCCACCCCCTCGACGCGCCCAAGGCGATTCGGGACGTCGCCGCGCGCCGCTACCTCTCGGTGAAGGACCTGGCCGCCCTGGCCGCGTTTTCCGCCCGCGTCGCCGCCGGTCCGGCGCGCGCGATCGTCCACGGCGAAGACCGCTCCACCGCTGAAGAACTGCGGCTGGCGGGCGTGTCGGAACGCGCGCTGGACACCGTTTTCCGCCCGTTCCTGTCCGGGGTGTTCCTCGAGGCGGAGCTGGCGACGTCCGGCCGCTTCTTCCAGCTCGTGTGGCGCAGCTTCCTGCGTTCCGCGCCGTCGCTGCCCGCGCTGGGGATGGGCGAGCTGCCGCGTCAGCTCGCCCGGCGGCTGCCGTCCGGTTTCGTCCGGACGGGCACGCCGGTCGACCAGGTCCGGCCGGGACTCGTCCGGACGGCGGGCGGCGACACGTGGCGGGCGCGGGCGGTGGTCGTGGCGACCGACGGCAGCACCGCCTCCCGCCTGCTCGACGGGATCCCGGAGCCGGCCTGGAACGGGGTCACGACGTGGTACTTCACCCCACCGGAGACGCCGCTGCCGGAGCCGGTCATCGTGGTCGACGCCCGCGGCGGGCCGGTCGTGAACACGGCGGTGCTCACCGAGGTGTGCCCGACCTACGCCCCGGCGGGCCGGGTCCTCGTCAGCGCGTCGGCGCTCAGCTCGCTGCCGGACACCGAAGTGCGAGCCGCTCTCAGCCGGCTGTACCGCACGGACGCGAGCCGCTGGCCGGTGCTCCGCCGCTACGAGATCGCCCACGGCCTGCCCGTGATGCGCCCACCGCACGAAATCCGCCGCACGGTCGGGCTGGGTGACGGCATCTACGTCTGCGGAGACCACCGGGACACCAGCTCGCTGCAGGGAGCGCTCGCTTCCGGCGGCCGCACCGCTCGCGCCGTTTCGGCCGGCTTGGCCGAGGCTTCGCGGCCGGCCGGGGCGCGTTAG
- the crtI gene encoding phytoene desaturase family protein, with amino-acid sequence MKTVPGRTTDIVVVGAGLSGLAAALHLAGRGRRVTVLERGSGPGGRAGRVELDGYSLDTGPTVLTMPGIVRDTFAAVGADMAGYLPLRRLDPAYTASFADGSRLAVHSDAEAMADAVRAFAGPAEAAGYLRLRRWLTRLYTAEFDRFVASNIDSPLGLVSRDLARLAALGGFRRLEPRISSFLGDERLRRVFTFQALYAGESPMRALALYAVISYMDTVGGVFFPEGGIAALPRALAAAAEAAGVRFRYDDGAAALERRGDRVTAVLTTTGDRIACDAVVLTAELPESYRLLGRTPRRPLALSPAPSALVVHVGAAGDWPDVGHHSISFGDRWASTFRELITEGRLMSDPSLLITRPTVSDPGLAPAKRHLFSILAPTPNLQRAPIDWAREAEPYAAAVLDVARKRLLPGLEVEMSHVISPADWAARGMVAGTPFSYAHSFVQTGPFRPRNLPRGVENVVLAGGGTVPGVGVPTVLLSGRLAADRVTGPEGAR; translated from the coding sequence GTGAAGACGGTTCCCGGGCGGACGACCGACATCGTCGTGGTCGGCGCCGGCCTTTCGGGGCTGGCGGCGGCGCTGCACCTCGCCGGGCGCGGCCGGCGGGTCACCGTCCTCGAGCGAGGATCGGGGCCCGGCGGCCGGGCCGGCCGGGTCGAACTGGACGGCTACTCGCTCGACACCGGGCCGACCGTGCTGACCATGCCCGGCATCGTGCGCGACACCTTCGCCGCGGTCGGCGCCGACATGGCCGGATACCTGCCGTTGCGGCGGCTGGATCCGGCCTACACGGCGTCCTTCGCCGACGGCAGCCGGCTGGCGGTGCATTCGGACGCCGAGGCGATGGCCGATGCGGTCCGCGCGTTCGCCGGCCCGGCCGAGGCCGCCGGCTACCTCAGGTTGCGCCGATGGCTGACCCGGCTCTACACGGCCGAGTTCGACCGGTTCGTCGCCTCGAACATCGACTCGCCGCTGGGCCTCGTTTCCCGCGATCTCGCCCGGCTGGCCGCCCTCGGCGGGTTCCGCCGTCTCGAGCCGAGGATCTCGTCGTTCCTCGGCGACGAGCGGCTGCGCCGGGTCTTCACCTTCCAGGCGCTCTACGCGGGTGAGTCGCCGATGCGGGCCTTGGCGCTGTACGCCGTGATCTCCTACATGGACACCGTGGGCGGTGTGTTCTTCCCCGAAGGCGGCATCGCCGCACTGCCTCGCGCGCTGGCCGCGGCGGCCGAAGCCGCCGGTGTGCGGTTCCGCTACGACGACGGGGCCGCTGCGCTGGAACGCCGCGGCGACCGGGTGACCGCGGTGCTGACCACCACCGGAGACCGGATCGCCTGCGACGCCGTCGTCCTCACCGCGGAGCTGCCGGAGAGCTACCGGCTGCTGGGCCGGACCCCGCGCCGCCCCCTCGCCCTCTCCCCCGCGCCGTCGGCGCTGGTCGTGCACGTGGGCGCCGCCGGGGACTGGCCCGACGTCGGGCACCACAGCATCTCCTTCGGCGACCGGTGGGCCTCGACGTTCCGCGAGCTGATCACCGAAGGACGGCTGATGAGCGACCCCTCGCTGCTGATCACCCGGCCCACCGTCAGCGATCCGGGCTTGGCGCCGGCGAAGCGGCACCTGTTCTCGATCCTCGCGCCGACGCCGAACCTCCAGCGCGCCCCGATCGACTGGGCCCGCGAAGCCGAACCCTATGCGGCGGCGGTGCTCGACGTAGCCCGCAAACGCCTGCTGCCCGGTCTGGAGGTGGAGATGTCCCACGTGATCAGCCCCGCGGACTGGGCCGCGCGCGGCATGGTCGCCGGCACCCCGTTCAGCTACGCGCACTCGTTCGTCCAAACCGGACCGTTCCGGCCGCGGAACCTGCCGCGGGGTGTGGAGAACGTCGTGCTCGCCGGCGGCGGCACGGTTCCCGGCGTCGGCGTCCCGACCGTCCTGCTGTCCGGGCGGCTGGCCGCAGACCGCGTCACCGGGCCGGAGGGTGCGCGATGA
- a CDS encoding FAD-dependent oxidoreductase, whose translation MSAPLGRDRRIAHHPAPAGLPSADRLDRRPKVAVIGGGIAGLTAATGLAERGAEVTIHEREPYLGGRVGGWPARLADGTGVTMSRGFHAFFRQYYNLRALLRRTDPRLDRLAPLEDYPLLDAHGRTDTFAGLPRTPPLNALAFAWRSPTFRPRDLLALDPRAALPLATVDVPGVYDHLDHLDAAAFLDRLKFPAAAKHLAFEVFSRSFFADPRDLSAAELAAMFHIYFLGSSEGLVFDVPTEPFPQALWSPLADYLAERRTDIRTGSAVETIDRRGGVFRVTTARGPAEEFDAVVLACDLRGLQAIVDASPALGTPAWRSSIAGLRPAPGFLVRRLWLDRPLRPERPAFLGTGSLVPLDNISVLDRFEGEARRWARDTGGSVVELHAYAATTSDVDSLAKQLDERLHEIYPETAAARTIDDITVWREDCPLFGVGSFASRPTVTTTTPGLVLAGDGVRVDLPVALMERAATTGWTAANRLLTGWGVAGHPLRSVPNRGRLGLLNRLAARTKDTR comes from the coding sequence GTGAGCGCGCCTCTCGGGCGCGATCGCCGGATCGCCCACCACCCCGCGCCGGCCGGGCTGCCGTCGGCCGACCGGCTGGACCGGCGGCCGAAGGTGGCCGTCATCGGCGGGGGCATCGCCGGGCTGACCGCGGCGACCGGCCTCGCCGAACGCGGGGCCGAGGTGACGATCCACGAACGGGAACCGTATCTCGGCGGCCGGGTCGGTGGCTGGCCCGCCCGGCTGGCCGACGGTACCGGCGTCACCATGAGCCGGGGCTTCCACGCGTTCTTCCGGCAGTACTACAACCTGCGCGCGCTGCTGCGGCGCACCGACCCCCGGCTGGACCGGCTCGCACCGCTCGAGGACTACCCTCTGCTCGACGCCCACGGCCGCACCGACACCTTCGCCGGGCTGCCGCGGACGCCGCCGCTGAACGCGCTCGCGTTCGCCTGGCGCAGCCCCACTTTCCGGCCCCGCGACCTGCTGGCGCTCGACCCGCGTGCCGCGCTCCCCCTGGCCACCGTCGACGTCCCCGGGGTCTACGACCACCTCGACCACCTCGACGCCGCCGCCTTCCTCGACCGGCTGAAGTTCCCGGCCGCGGCGAAGCACCTGGCGTTCGAGGTCTTCTCCCGGAGTTTCTTCGCCGATCCCCGCGACCTGTCGGCCGCGGAACTCGCCGCGATGTTCCACATCTACTTCCTCGGCTCGAGCGAGGGCCTGGTCTTCGACGTGCCGACCGAGCCCTTCCCCCAGGCCCTCTGGTCGCCGTTGGCGGACTACCTGGCCGAGCGGCGCACGGACATCCGCACCGGCAGCGCCGTCGAAACGATCGACCGGCGCGGTGGCGTGTTCCGGGTTACCACCGCGCGGGGGCCGGCGGAGGAGTTCGACGCGGTCGTGCTGGCGTGCGACCTGCGCGGCCTCCAGGCGATCGTCGACGCCTCGCCCGCGCTCGGCACTCCGGCGTGGCGCTCCTCGATCGCCGGGCTCCGGCCGGCACCGGGGTTCCTCGTCCGCCGGTTGTGGCTCGACCGGCCGCTGAGGCCGGAGCGGCCGGCTTTCCTCGGTACCGGCAGCCTGGTCCCGCTGGACAACATCAGCGTCCTCGACCGGTTCGAGGGCGAAGCCCGCCGCTGGGCGCGGGACACGGGCGGCTCCGTGGTCGAGCTGCACGCCTACGCCGCCACGACGTCCGATGTGGACAGTCTGGCGAAGCAGCTGGACGAACGCCTGCACGAGATCTACCCGGAAACCGCGGCGGCCCGCACGATCGACGACATCACGGTGTGGCGGGAAGACTGCCCGCTGTTCGGCGTGGGCTCCTTCGCCAGCCGGCCGACGGTGACCACCACGACCCCGGGCCTGGTGCTCGCCGGCGACGGCGTCCGCGTCGACCTGCCGGTCGCGCTGATGGAACGCGCGGCGACCACCGGCTGGACCGCCGCGAACCGGCTGCTGACCGGCTGGGGCGTCGCGGGCCACCCCCTCCGTTCGGTGCCCAACCGGGGCCGCCTCGGCCTGCTCAACCGCCTCGCCGCCCGGACGAAGGACACCCGATGA